TTCACGCATGTACCCCCAGAGTGTGCTgtgagcgttgaaatcgcccacgatCACCAGGGGGTCCCTGCCCGCAGCCTTCAGGGCGCGACTGAAGAGAGCTGCGAAAGTTACATTCTTGAGCTTGGGAGAACAATAGATGTTGAGTATATGTAatggtgcgttttgtttcttaaGCGGAAGAAGGGTGACCATCACATAGGAATAATCAGTATTGAGTTCCAAATCAACCTGGTTGGCTGTATAATTTTTGTGCACGCAGATACAGGAAGAGGGGTCCTGCTGGAACGTGGTATAATTTGTAAGGGTGGCGCCGCTCCCTGGCTCCTGGAGGGCAACCACCGCGGGGAGTGAAGCGAATGTTGACAGGAAAAGCCGGAGGTCCGCCCGCTTGGCGCGGGAGCGGAATCCCCGGCAGTTCCATTGGGTAATTTGGATGGGGGTGGCCGAATTGGTACGGAGAGAACGCTTAATTTGAGGGCTGTCCGCCATGGTCATTGAAGGGAAAGACCGATTGCAGGGACGCTGCTCCGGAGCCAGCACTCGCGGGGAGGGGAGCATCCTCCAGTCCGGAGAGCGAGCAGCTGTCATTGTCTTCtacttcaatttcaatggtgCGTCGCGACGTTTTCGGACAGCGGCCAGACACGTCTTTTATAAGACCGCCGGTTCGTCGGACGCCACGCGAGGATTGAGCGATGTGCTGTGCGACGATTGTCGGAATGCTTTCAGTTATTTTGGCGATGGCGGAGGTGATTGCCGCGGAAATTTGACTTTCTAGGGTGTTGAAACGCGCATCTATGCGGGCCTCTAGACGGGCCTCAAGTGCAGCTTCCACGCTCAGTGCTGCATTCGGTGCCGCGGGCTCACTCTCCATAGCCTCAGTTGCGGGGGTAGAGGGGGGAGTGGTAGGCTGTTTTGACTGCGATTCCAGGAGCGTAATTTTTTTGAGCAGCATCTCAATTTGGGCCTCGAGAGCTGCAATCTTGGCTTGCTCGGCACTGCGTGCCGCAGGGGGGGAGGAGGTAGGGGAAGAGGAGGCAGCCCTGCCCGTACCGCTCACCTGCGTTCCGTGTTTCACGGCGTTGGCCCAGGCCCTGGCCTCGCCTCGTGGTGGCGACGTCGACAGTTTTccagtgtcgctgtgtggtggcGGCTGCGTCGGCGGTCGCTTGCCGGCTCCTCCGGTAGAGCTTCTCGGTGCCGGCTTCTCGGTGTTGCTGTCCTCCCGGCTCGGTGACTCACCGGGGAGGCCAAGATGGCGGCTCTTGTTCTTGGCCGccattttcctctttgtcccgccCTTCGGGGCGGCCATCTTGTGTGTGCGGAATTTTGCCGCACACTCACGTGAGTTTGTGGCGTGTCCACCGCCACAAACAGAGCACCGTGGAACACACTCGTGAGGGGCCCGCACCCCCTCCACAAGCGGGGCTTGTTGCCCGCAGAGTCCGCACGTGTTCTGCTGCGTGTTGGGACAAGCATCCGCTCGGTGGCCGACAGCCCCACACAGGCCGCAGGCCGGGATTGTCCGGTAGTAGGTTTGCACTGGGATGAGCATGTTCTCATAGTGCACAAAACGCGGTTTCTCCCTCCCGGCGAAGGTTACCCGAGCTTTGTTAGAGGAGCCGAATTTCCTCACCTCGACAATGGTGCCTGCTCTCCATTGCACCTGCTCTCGAAGCGATTCAGTGGTGTCAGAGTTGCTGACGACGATGACGCCGTGGCAGATATCGCCTCCGTCTTGCCTAAGGTATCCGTGGAGCGGAATCGGCCCACGGTCGGTGTTGATTGAGAAGTCCCCGAGGAGCCGATCTGCCGCTGCCGGGTTCGGGGTGTGGATCAATATCAGGTTTTGTTCACGGGACGGCAGAACCGTAACAGACCTTGCCACCTCAGGCCCGAGGTAGGCCGTAATGGCGGCACCGTAGCGGTTCTCCGAAAAGGCTTGGTGCAGCGACACATGCTCGCGTGGCTTGAGCACGACCACGAAGTCATCAGGGCCCGGTTTTGGAAATGGCCGAGGCTTCCATTTGGTAAGGACCTTGCGTTTGCTTCCCGCAGCGCGCGAAGCGGGAGGCTGCGTCTTGCCGGCCGGTGTGCCGGAGACTGGGGCGGCGATGGACGCCGCCGTCTTGGCTTGAACGAGCGAGCGACGCGCGACCGCTTCATTGAGAGATTGGTGCCGAAATGTCGGAATAGGAGCGGAGTTTTGATCTTCTGATGTTGAAACCGTCGTCCAGGCCATGGCGTCGGGATCGTAACCCCTCAGGAATGACGTGGGAGCCGCCATTTTACCTCGGGAGGCCGGTTCCACGCCGCCGGGAGTCGGCGTCGCCGTATGGCCTAACGGCGTCGCCCACGTAGGCGGGTGTAATTCGGTCGTAAAATCTTCAAAAGTGGTCCCACCTGGTGAACATTAGTATCCACGTGGTCCAGAAGGTTTGCTGCGTCGATTGACGTCGGTCTTGCTGGGGTGCAGAGGATTGAGCCGTGACTCCAGCCGAAAATCGACGGAGCCGACACACCACACGTCTTACGCCGTCGCGCGCTAGCAGCGTCATAACATGTCGGAGTATTGAAAAGCAGAgctcgcgtgcaccgcaaccacagatgaggcggcagtatggacggtgaAAATACTGATAAGCAGGAGGCCTGGATTCAACATCGGaacaagatgaagaggaaacgaatcgcccaggaaacagacgaacagcgcgccaaaCGACTGgttaaacgccgcaacatagctagacaattagactaacctggacttgcaatcaagatgaACCAGGGCataccatgctatgccttagctttttctacgtatatcctggcatagctgagctaagcctctgccattttttttgcccgagagagacagagaaagagagataaatgAACTTTATTACACGCATTATTGTCTTTTTTACATATGTGTTGCATGCCTATATAACTCATGATCATTTAGTATCCCGCTTCAAACCCCACGTGAAGGTCTAGCTGTCTTCACAATCCCTTAAAATGGGGAAGGTAAGGCTTGTTGGGTATATATTCGTGGCTATAAGCGTACAACGCGATGCAGACTAGACGGACAAGGGTTGATACACGGAGCGCTGGCTCAATGCCAAATTTATTCCAGAAGCATTGAACATGTATATAGTGCCGGAACCTTACACAATAGCCGATAATACCGAATGCGTTTGCATAAACAGTCCTCAAAAGACGAGCTTGACATCGTGACACGTTCTGTTCAGAAAAGGCAAGCGCGTTGTTTGAGGGCATGCGTGTGCATTCGGTATTACCGGTTCTTTTCTAAAGTTCGTGTACTTTACATATCTTCATTGCTTTTCGGATAAATTTGGTTTCGAGTCAGGCCTGTGTGTGTCTACCCCTGTACGTGCTGTCTGCTTCGCGCTGTAAAACTATACAGAGATACCCTTATGTTGTTGCATCTCGGGTAGCGCGCTGTCTTTCATTGGCGCTGCCGCGTGCTATCCGCCTTTGGATGGTGAAATCGTTTCTGTAACCAATTCAGCTAGTGGCCTTTCGTGAAAAGTTGTAGCTGCACGTGTTATCCTAAAAAACTTATAACGATGTTTGTTCAGTCCTAGTTTTGTGACGCTTGTCACTTGAATACTGATGTTTTAAACAGCCTAACGTGTTCATGCTCACTTATGCTTCTCCTTTGTCCTCCTTGGATTGATGGGATACCATACCGTTTTCGGGATACTATACCACTCGTGTATATTTTCGCATCTTGGAAGCTGATCTATTGTGTTCTTCCTTTACTACTTTTATGTGActgtcgtggttgctcagtggttatggtgttaggcttctgagcacgaggtcgcgggatcgaatcccggccacggcggccgcattacgacaggggcgaagtgcgaaaacacccgtgcacttagatttaggtgcatgttaaagaaccccaggtggtcgacatttccggaatcctccactacggcgtgccgcataatcagaaagtggttttggcacgtaaaactccatatttCTTTTAGTGTTATGTCACTGTGAACCCCCCTTACTCAATATTGCCCCGCGGCGCCCCCTGTAACGAATGGTAAAgaaatataaatgaaaaaaaatttgagaacgcttaagctttgccCTAAAGAGTAGAAGGTGCTAGGTTTTAAAGATCACTGACtggcttgtcacgcttcccggcaactgcagatctcttgcgcatgcgcggaacCGAGTGCGATattgttgttgcaaggaaccgagcgggccgcgccactcagaaaaggggtttgtgtttgagtttccgcgtaacaacaTTATGTTTTCTGCTACATTCAAATTAAACTCCGACGCTATCAcgcctgtaggttgtgtttaggacATACTTTATGATTTTTTTGACGTATTTTACGTTCAGGaactcaattagttcagtaacgcatgTGCGCCACGctgagggcctgcgtggttgtggttagGAATGTTATTTCGTGAAGGGACGCCTGACGCCGTTAACGGATATATTGCGCCAAGGAGCCATTTAATGCACAATgaatgtaggtgcccgtgatttctgtgtgtgtgtgctcccGTATACATGACCATTTTTGTTTATACACATGtcatgcacatcacttcaaaattgcgTAAAGTTTGTCTGtaacatcatcattgtacataaccattgtgtacactgaaTACATGGAACATTATTTTTTACATGTGACATTCAGTTTATGTATAACTGTTTCATTCCGTGGGTCTATGTGATTATTATGCCTtggtgagtgaggactcggacactactttaaAAATGCGCCGTGTATATACAATGCTCCGTTTTTTATATGTTATCGACCTGGTGGAATTGTCCCGTGactgtgactcagtgttcgtatcgtctcttgtggAAATAAACTTATTCTAAACACAGCCCTTAAGTAAAAAAGACAAAGCACGCCACTGAGTCTAAATGTTTACTTATTTTGGGGCTTTTCCTTTCCGCGTCCGTAAAATGGTCTGCAAAcatgcacaatcgctactaatagcGGCTCAACCTGTCAACGTGGCCCAATTGAAACACACCAGGCGTCTCAGGACgctgactttcccgcaagaaatttATAAGGGCGTTCTATGCCTCTTAGCGATACacgcgtccgtggcgtaatggtttcaatgtcgggcacgtgtgctagaggtcctgcgtTCGAATACTGCCGGTGGATAATTTTAATAGTGTTCATTCAATTAGTTATTGCTCAGTACCTTTATGAAAATGTCTAATTTACAAAACTGTAAGAGACGTTTAAAGCCAGACggacgaagcttaggcaaatGGGCGTCAGCGCATGCGTTCGGAGTGATATGTGCGAAGAACAAGCGCGTTcaagagaaattattttacctgcctgaaacaaaattttcatgggctatagacataccgattttggctttttttcgaaaaaattattccgtgtctattcggttatttatcgcgtaaatgggcgtgagcgcatgcgtttggagtgatatatgcgaagaacaagcgcattcgaGCGAAATTATTTTACCTGCTTAACGAAAtgttcatgggctataggcttaccgattttatctttttttcgagaaaaatattccgtgtctattcggttatttatcgcgtaaatcagcgtgAGCGCATGCGTATGGAGTTATATATACGAAGAACAAACGCATTcgaaagaaattattttacctgcctgaaacgaaattttcatgggctataggcttaccgattttatctttttttcgagaaatatattccgtgtctattcggttatttatcgcgtaaatccgcgtgagcgcatgcgtttggagtgatatatgcgaagaacaagcgcattcgagagaaattattttacctgcttgaaacgaaattttcatgggctataggcttaccgattttatctttttttcgagaaaaatattccgtgtctattcggttatttatcgcgtaaatcggcgtgagcgcatgcgtttggagttatatatacgaagaacaaacgcattcgagagaaattattttacctgcctgaaacgaaattttcatgggctataggcttaccgattttatctttttttcgaaaaaattattccgtgtctattcggttatttatcgcgtaaatcggcgtgagcgcatgcgtttggagtgatatatgcgaagaacaagcgcattcgagagaaattattttacctgcttgaaacgaaattttcatgggctataggcttaccgattttatctttttttcgagaaaaatattccgtgtctattcggttatttatcgcgtaaatcagcgtgAGCGCATGCGTATGGAGTTATATATACGAAGAACAAACGCATttgaaagaaattattttacctgcctgaaacgaaattttcatgggctataggcttaccgattttatctttttttcgagaaaaatattccgtgtctattcggttatttatcgcgtaaatcggcgtgagcgcatgcgtttggagttatatatgcgaagaacaagcgcattcgagagaaattattttacctgcctgaaacgaaattttcatgggctattggcttaccgattttctttttttcgagaaatatattccgtgtctattcggttatttgtcgcgtaaatcggcgtgagcgcatgcgtttggagttatatatgcgaagaacaagcgcattcgaaagaaattattttacctgcctgaaacgaaattttcatgggctataggcttaccgattttggctttttttcgaaaaaaattattccgtgtctattcggttatttatcgcgtaaatcggcgtgagcgcatgcgtttggagttatatatacgaagaacaaacgcattcgagagaaattattttacctgcctgaaacgaaattttcatgggctatacgcttaccgattttggctttttttcgaaaaaaattattccgtgtctattcggttatttatcgcgtaaatcggcgtgagcgcatgcgtttggagttatatatgcgaagaacaagcgcattcgagagaaattgttttacctgcctgaaacaaaattttcatgggctataggcttaccgattttggctttttttcgaaaaaattaatccgtgcctattcggttatttatcgcgtaaatcggcgtgagcgcatgcgtttggagttatatatgcgaagaacaagcgcattcgagagaaattattttacctgcctgaaacgaaattttcatgggctataggcttaccgattttggctttttctcggaaaaagttattccgtgtctattcggttatttatcgcgtaaatcggcgtgagcgcatgcgtttggagttatatatacgaagaacaaacgcattcgagagaaattatttgacctgcctgaaacaaaattttcatgtgctataggcttaccgattttatctttttttcgagaaaaatattccgtgtctattcggttatttatcgcgtgaatcggcgtgagcgcatgcgttcggagttatatatgcgaagaacaagcgcattcgagagaaattattttacctgcctgaaacgaaattttcatgggctattggcttaccgattttggctttttctcggaaaaagttattccgtgtctattcggttatttatcgcgtaaatcggcgtgagcgcatgcgtttggagttatatatacgaagaacaaacgcattcgagagaaattattttacctgcctgaaacgaaattttcatgggctataggcttaccgaatttgactttttttcgagaaaaatattccgtgtctattcggttatttatcgcgtaaatcggcgtgagcgcatgcgtttggagttatatatacgaagaacaaacgcattcgagagaaattattttacctccctgaaacgaaattttcatgggatATAGGCTTACCGAATTTgactttttttcgagaaaaatattccgtgtctattcggttatttatcgcgtaaatcggcgtgagcgcatgcgttcggagttatatatgcgaagaacaagcgcattcgaaagaaattattttacctgcctgaaacgaaattttcatgggctataggcttaccgaatttgactttttttcgagaaaaatattccgtgtctattcggttatttatcgcgtaaatcggcgtgagcgcatgcgtttggagttatatatgcgaagaacaagcgcattcgaAAGAAActattttacctgcctgaaacgaaattttcatgggctataggcttacccaatttgactttttttcgagaaaaatattccgtgtctattcggttatttatcgcgtaaatcggcgtgagcgcatgcgttcggagttatatatacgaagaacaaacgcatttgaaagaaattattttacctgcctgaaacgaaattttcatgggctataggcttaccgattttatctttttttcgagaaaaatattccgtgtctattcggttatttatcgcgtaaatcggcgtgagcgcatgcgtttggagttatatatgcgaagaacaagcgcattcgagagaaattattttacctgcctgaaacgaaattttcatgggctattggcttaccgattttctttttttcgagaaatatattccgtgtctattcggttatttgtcgcgtaaatcggcgtgagcgcatgcgtttggagttatatatgcgaagaacaagcgcattcgaaagaaattattttacctgcctgaaacgaaattttcatgggctataagcttaccgattttggctttttctcgaaaaaaattattccgtgtctattcggttatttatcgcgtaaatcgacgtgagcgcatgcgtttggagtgatatatgcgaagaacaagcgcattcgagagaaattattttacctgcttgaaacgaaattttcatgggctataggcttaccgattttatctttttttcgagaaaaatattccgtgtctattcggttatttatcgcgtaaatcgacgtgagcgcatgcgtttggagttatatatacgaagaacaaacgcatttgaaagaaattattttacctgcctgaaacgaaattttcatgggctataggcttaccgattttatctttttttcgagaaaaatattccgtgtctattcggttatttatcgcgtaaatcggcgtgagcgcatgcgtttggagttatatatgcgaagaacaagcgcattcgagagaaattattttacctgcctgaaacgaaattttcatgggctattggcttaccgattttctttttttcgagaaatatattccgtgtctattcggttatttgtcgcgtaaatcggcgtgagcgcatgcgtttggagttatatatgcgaagaacaagcgcattcgaaagaaattattttacctgcctgaaacgaaattttcatgggctataggcttaccgattttggctttttttcgaaaaaaattattccgtgtctattcggttatttatcgcgtaaatcggcgtgagcgcatgcgtttggagttatatatacgaagaacaaacgcattcgagagaaattattttacctgcctgaaacgaaattttcatgggctataggcttaccgaatttgactttttttcgagaaaaatattccgtgtctattcggttatttatcgcgtaaatcggcgtgagcgcatgcgtttggagttatatatacgaagaacaaacgcattcgagagaaattattttacctccctgaaacgaaattttcatgggatATAGGCTTACCGAATTTgactttttttcgagaaaaatattccgtgtctattcggttatttatcgcgtaaatcggcgtgagcgcatgcgttcggagttatatatgcgaagaacaagcgcattcgaaagaaattattttacctgcctgaaacgaaattttcatgggctataggcttaccgaatttgactttttttcgagaaaaatattccgtgtctattcggttatttatcgcgtaaatcggcgtgagcgcatgcgtttggagttatatatgcgaagaacaagcgcattcgaAAGAAActattttacctgcctgaaacgaaattttcatgggctataggcttaccgaatttgactttttttcgagaaaaatattccgtgtctattcggttatttatcgcgtaaatcggcgtgagcgcatgcgttcggagttatatatacgaagaacaaacgcatttgaaagaaattattttacctgcctgaaacgaaattttcatgggctataggcttaccgattttatctttttttcgagaaaaatattccgtgtctattcggttatttatcgcgtaaatcggcgtgagcgcatgcgtttggagttatatatgcgaagaacaagcgcattcgagagaaattattttacctgcctgaaacgaaattttcatgggctattggcttaccgattttctttttttcgagaaatatattccgtgtctattcggttatttgtcgcgtaaatcggcgtgagcgcatgcgtttggagttatatatgcgaagaacaagcgcattcgaaagaaattattttacctgcctgaaacgaaattttcatgggctataagcttaccgattttggctttttctcgaaaaaaattattccgtgtctattcggttatttatcgcgtaaatcgacgtgagcgcatgcgtttggagtgatatatgcgaagaacaagcgcattcgagagaaattattttacctgcttgaaacgaaattttcatgggctataggcttaccgattttatctttttttcgagaaaaatattccgtgtctattcggttatttatcgcgtaaatcagcgtgAGCGCATGCGTATGGAGTTATATATACGAAGAACAAACGCATttgaaagaaattattttacctgcctgaaacgaaattttcatgggctataggcttaccgattttatctttttttcgagaaaaatattccgtgtctattcggttatttatcgcgtaaatcggcgtgagcgcatgcgtttggagttatatatgcgaagaacaagcgcattcgagagaaattattttacctgcctgaaacgaaattttcatgggctattggcttaccgattttctttttttcgagaaatatattccgtgtctattcggttatttgtcgcgtaaatcggcgtgagcgcatgcgtttggagttatatatgcgaagaacaagcgcattcgaaagaaattattttacctgcctgaaacgaaattttcatgggctataggcttaccgattttggctttttttcgaaaaaaattattccgtgtctattcggttatttatcgcgtaaatcggcgtgagcgcatgcgtttggagttatatatacgaagaacaaacgcattcgagagaaattattttacctgcctgaaacgaaattttcatgggctatacgcttaccgattttggctttttttcgaaaaaaattattccgtgtctattcggttatttatcgcgtaaatcggcgtgagcgcatgcgtttggagttatatatgcgaagaacaagcgcattcgagagaaattattttacctgcctgaaacgaaattttcatgggctataggcttaccgattttatctttttttcgagaaaaatattccgtgtctattcggttatttatcgcgtaaatcggcgtgagcgcatgcgtttgcagttatatatgcgaagaacaagcgcattcgaaagaaattattttacctgcctgaaacgaaattttcatgggctataggcttaccgattttggctttttttcgaaaaaaattattccgtgtctattcggttatttatcgcgtaaatcggcgtgagcgcatgcgtttggagttatatatgcgaagaacaagcgcattcgaaagaaattattttacctgcctgaaacgaaattttcatgggctataggcttaccgattttggctttttttcgaaaaaaattattccgtgtctattcggttatttatcgcgtaaatcggcgtgagcgcatgcgtttggagttatatatacgaagaacaagcgcattcgagagaaattgttttacctgcctgaaacaaaattttcatgggctataggcttaccgattttggctttttttcgaaaaaattaatccgtgcctattcggttatttatcgcgtaaatcggcgtgagcgcatgcgtttggagttatatatgcgaagaacaagcgcattcgagagaaattattttacctgcctgaaacgaaattttcatgggctataggcttaccgatttcgGCTTTTTTTCGGAAAAAGttattccgtgtctattcggttatttatcgcgtaaatcggcgtgagcgcatgcgtttggagttatatatacgaagaacaaacgcattcgagagaaattatttgacctgcctgaaacaaaattttcatgtgctataggcttaccgattttatctttttttcgagaaaaatattccgtgtctgttcggttatttatcgcgtaaatcggcgtgagcgcatgcgttcgtagttatatatgcgaagaacaagcgcattcgaaagaaattattttacctgcctgaaacgaaattttcatgggctataggcttaccgattttatctttttttcgagaaaaatattccgtgtctattcggttatttatcgcgtgaatcggcgtgagcgcatgcgtttgcagttatatatgcgaagaacaagcgcattcgaaagaaattattttacctgcctgaaacgaaattttcatgggatataggcttaccgattttggctttttttcgaaaaaaattattccgtgtctattcggttatttatcgcgtaaatcggcgtgagcgcatgcgtttggagttatatatgcgaagaacaagcgcattcgaaagaaattattttacctgcctgaaacgaaattttcatgggctataggcttacggaatttgactttttttcgagaaaaatattccgtgtctattcggttatttatcgcgtaaatcggcgtgagcgcatgcgttcggagttatatatacgaagaacaaacgcatttgaaagaaattattt
The nucleotide sequence above comes from Dermacentor andersoni chromosome 10, qqDerAnde1_hic_scaffold, whole genome shotgun sequence. Encoded proteins:
- the LOC140213444 gene encoding uncharacterized protein, which translates into the protein MAAPTSFLRGYDPDAMAWTTVSTSEDQNSAPIPTFRHQSLNEAVARRSLVQAKTAASIAAPVSGTPAGKTQPPASRAAGSKRKVLTKWKPRPFPKPGPDDFVVVLKPREHVSLHQAFSENRYGAAITAYLGPEVARSVTVLPSREQNLILIHTPNPAAADRLLGDFSINTDRGPIPLHGYLRQDGGDICHGVIVVSNSDTTESLREQVQWRAGTIVEVRKFGSSNKARVTFAGREKPRFVHYENMLIPVQTYYRTIPACGLCGAVGHRADACPNTQQNTCGLCGQQAPLVEGVRAPHECVPRCSVCGGGHATNSRECAAKFRTHKMAAPKGGTKRKMAAKNKSRHLGLPGESPSREDSNTEKPAPRSSTGGAGKRPPTQPPPHSDTGKLSTSPPRGEARAWANAVKHGTQCRASQDCSSRGPN